A genomic stretch from Leptotrichia sp. HSP-536 includes:
- the grpE gene encoding nucleotide exchange factor GrpE: protein MAEKDLEKENLEDEAVQNEAVEEQNESVENQDAEKSAEETSDNCNDKVKKLEAELEEWKNSYTRKLAEFQNFTKRKENEVAEMRKYASEGIILKVLENIDNLERAENASTETKNFDALVEGVNMILRNLKYMLSEEDVEEIEAAEGVQFNPYEHQAMMTETKDELDNDIIVQVFQKGYKLKGKVIRPAMVTVNKK, encoded by the coding sequence ATGGCGGAAAAAGATTTGGAAAAGGAAAATTTGGAAGATGAAGCTGTACAGAATGAGGCAGTTGAAGAACAAAATGAAAGTGTAGAAAATCAAGATGCTGAAAAAAGTGCAGAGGAAACTTCTGATAATTGTAATGATAAAGTAAAGAAATTAGAAGCTGAACTTGAAGAATGGAAAAATTCATATACAAGAAAGCTGGCTGAATTTCAAAACTTTACAAAAAGAAAAGAAAACGAAGTTGCTGAAATGAGAAAATACGCTTCTGAAGGAATTATTTTAAAAGTACTTGAAAATATTGATAATTTAGAAAGAGCTGAAAACGCTTCCACTGAAACTAAAAACTTTGACGCTTTAGTTGAAGGTGTAAATATGATTTTAAGAAACTTAAAATATATGTTATCTGAAGAAGATGTTGAAGAAATTGAAGCAGCGGAAGGAGTACAATTTAATCCTTATGAACATCAGGCAATGATGACAGAAACAAAAGACGAATTAGATAATGACATTATAGTACAGGTATTTCAAAAGGGTTATAAATTAAAAGGAAAAGTAATAAGACCTGCGATGGTAACAGTAAATAAAAAATAG
- the hrcA gene encoding heat-inducible transcriptional repressor HrcA → MNDREQLILKAIIKHYLEFGESVGSRTLEKKYNIGVSSATIRNTMADLEDKGLIAKTHTSSGRIPTSEGYKLYVDELLKIRDISQEEKAKVMQAYNKRMNQIDMIFEETSRLLSKISQYAGVVLEPAFTQEGVKKVKLVHINETTVLAVVVMNSFLTKNLNIFLENPITENEVETINNFLNEKIANSEYFTLSDLKDFFTNTNLFMQSDFQDNMISDEGKLFFEGGTNLIENNASDVMNLINRVKLFNNPNDLRNVFAQFLQMEEFKDREVNVIFGEDLNIAGLEDFSFVFSVYTLNNAKGIIGVIGPKRMEYSKTVGLVEYVAEEVNQLLNQKNK, encoded by the coding sequence ATGAATGATAGAGAGCAATTAATTTTAAAGGCTATTATCAAACATTATCTGGAATTTGGTGAAAGTGTGGGATCACGGACGCTGGAGAAAAAATATAACATTGGAGTGTCGTCAGCGACTATTCGAAATACAATGGCAGATTTGGAAGATAAGGGCCTGATTGCAAAAACACATACATCTTCTGGACGTATTCCGACAAGTGAAGGATATAAGCTGTATGTCGATGAGCTTTTGAAAATTAGAGATATTTCTCAGGAGGAAAAGGCGAAAGTCATGCAGGCGTACAATAAGCGGATGAATCAGATTGATATGATATTTGAGGAAACATCCAGGCTATTGTCAAAAATTAGTCAATATGCCGGAGTTGTATTGGAGCCGGCGTTTACGCAGGAAGGTGTAAAAAAGGTAAAACTGGTACATATTAATGAAACGACTGTACTTGCTGTAGTTGTAATGAATTCTTTCCTTACAAAAAATTTGAATATCTTCTTGGAAAATCCTATAACTGAAAATGAAGTGGAAACGATAAATAACTTTTTAAATGAAAAAATTGCAAATAGTGAGTATTTTACATTGTCTGACTTGAAGGATTTTTTCACAAATACGAATTTATTTATGCAAAGTGATTTTCAGGATAATATGATTTCCGATGAAGGAAAATTATTTTTTGAAGGTGGAACAAATCTTATTGAAAATAACGCATCTGACGTAATGAACCTTATAAATCGTGTAAAACTGTTTAATAATCCGAATGATTTGCGGAATGTATTTGCACAGTTTTTGCAAATGGAGGAATTTAAGGATAGAGAAGTTAATGTGATTTTTGGAGAAGATTTGAACATTGCAGGACTTGAGGATTTCTCATTTGTATTTTCGGTTTATACGCTTAATAATGCGAAGGGGATTATCGGTGTGATTGGACCAAAGCGAATGGAATATTCAAAGACGGTTGGACTCGTTGAATATGTAGCAGAAGAAGTAAATCAGTTATTAAATCAAAAAAATAAATAA
- a CDS encoding DUF6290 family protein — protein MSQYIIKLNNEQEKAFSEILKETGENATSYLKKILLEKLEDSNDLKILDEAIEKSKYTKKYSLEEARKELDF, from the coding sequence ATGAGTCAATATATTATAAAGTTAAATAATGAACAAGAAAAAGCATTTTCCGAAATCTTAAAAGAAACTGGAGAAAATGCAACTTCTTATCTAAAAAAAATATTACTAGAAAAATTGGAAGATTCAAATGACTTAAAAATTTTAGATGAAGCCATAGAAAAAAGTAAATATACTAAAAAATATTCGCTGGAAGAAGCAAGAAAAGAGTTGGATTTTTAG
- a CDS encoding lysozyme inhibitor LprI family protein — MNKKITAIIIAACVAIFSFFLGGAFLIYNSFIKMQELQAKVKIEQEKTKQEMLKTQNDQQMAQVTTSQETSVPVVTKKSTNYEVELMSRMSSVPENNMVNADEVFTAWDKELNKVYKLLMSELPESQKTKLRNEERAWLKRKDKEMDRAAEEMAAGKDDESQTTEGGTLWEYYMFKKCVINGRTYYGTASQDNGSRAALRVYFNDFSQRSYISDLIENSRRINLKSGVTAVDEGEGNWGINVNKIEIK, encoded by the coding sequence ATGAATAAAAAGATTACTGCAATTATAATTGCAGCATGTGTTGCAATATTTTCATTTTTTCTAGGAGGAGCTTTTCTGATATACAATTCTTTCATAAAAATGCAAGAATTACAGGCAAAAGTAAAGATAGAGCAGGAAAAAACAAAACAAGAAATGTTAAAGACTCAAAATGACCAACAAATGGCACAAGTAACTACTTCACAAGAAACATCGGTACCAGTAGTTACTAAGAAGAGTACAAATTATGAGGTTGAATTGATGAGTAGAATGAGTTCAGTTCCAGAAAACAATATGGTAAATGCAGATGAAGTATTTACGGCTTGGGATAAGGAATTGAATAAAGTTTATAAACTTCTTATGTCAGAATTACCAGAAAGTCAAAAAACAAAACTGCGAAATGAAGAAAGAGCTTGGCTAAAAAGAAAAGACAAAGAGATGGATAGAGCAGCGGAAGAAATGGCGGCGGGAAAAGATGATGAATCTCAAACAACGGAAGGAGGAACACTTTGGGAGTATTATATGTTTAAAAAATGTGTGATTAATGGAAGAACTTATTATGGAACTGCTTCACAAGATAATGGTTCGAGAGCTGCTTTAAGAGTATATTTTAATGATTTTTCACAAAGAAGCTATATATCGGACTTAATTGAAAATAGCAGAAGAATTAATTTGAAAAGTGGAGTTACAGCAGTTGATGAAGGGGAAGGAAACTGGGGAATAAATGTTAATAAAATTGAAATAAAATAA
- a CDS encoding nitronate monooxygenase, producing MEEIKVNEINKVELKGIKIGKYVIEKPIVQGGMGVGISWDRLAGNVAKNGCLGTISAICTGYYQNMRFVKKAVNGRPLGTENTYSREALFEIFKNARKICGDKPLACNILHAINDYGRVVQDALEAGANIIVTGAGLPLELPKLVKDYPDVEIVPIVSSARALKIICKKWKAAGKMPGAVIVEGPKSGGHQGAKYEELFAPEHQLEAILPPIKEERDKWGDFPIIAAGGIWDNNDIKNIMALGADAVQMGTRFIGTYECDASDVLKQVLLDAKEEDIVIVSSPVGYPGRAVKTNLVQTLEPNTKKIKCISNCIFPCERGKGANRVGYCIADSLGDAYLGRIQSGLFFSGANGWRLKEIVHVKDLIDELMTDTN from the coding sequence ATGGAGGAAATCAAAGTGAATGAAATAAATAAAGTAGAATTAAAAGGAATAAAAATAGGAAAATACGTTATCGAAAAGCCGATAGTTCAAGGTGGAATGGGTGTTGGAATAAGCTGGGACAGGCTTGCTGGAAATGTGGCAAAAAATGGATGTCTTGGAACGATAAGTGCAATTTGTACTGGATATTATCAAAATATGAGATTTGTAAAAAAAGCGGTAAATGGTAGACCTTTAGGAACAGAAAATACCTACAGCCGTGAAGCACTTTTTGAAATATTTAAAAATGCAAGAAAAATTTGCGGAGATAAGCCGCTTGCTTGTAATATTCTACACGCGATAAATGATTATGGAAGAGTGGTGCAAGATGCGCTTGAAGCTGGGGCAAATATTATTGTTACAGGGGCGGGACTTCCGCTGGAACTTCCGAAACTTGTAAAAGATTATCCAGATGTAGAAATTGTGCCAATAGTTTCATCAGCCAGAGCCTTGAAAATAATCTGTAAAAAATGGAAAGCTGCTGGAAAAATGCCAGGAGCAGTAATTGTGGAAGGTCCTAAAAGTGGTGGACACCAGGGTGCAAAATATGAAGAATTATTTGCTCCTGAACATCAACTGGAAGCAATTTTACCACCAATTAAGGAGGAACGCGATAAATGGGGAGATTTTCCTATTATTGCGGCAGGTGGAATATGGGACAATAACGATATAAAAAATATTATGGCGCTTGGAGCCGATGCCGTTCAAATGGGAACAAGATTTATCGGTACTTACGAATGTGATGCAAGCGATGTTTTAAAACAGGTTCTACTTGATGCAAAAGAAGAAGACATAGTAATTGTAAGTTCGCCGGTTGGCTATCCAGGACGTGCTGTAAAAACGAATTTAGTTCAAACATTGGAGCCTAATACCAAAAAAATTAAATGTATAAGCAACTGTATATTCCCATGTGAACGTGGAAAAGGTGCAAATAGAGTGGGATACTGTATTGCAGACAGTCTTGGAGATGCTTATCTTGGTAGGATTCAGAGTGGATTATTCTTCTCAGGTGCGAATGGATGGAGATTAAAAGAAATTGTGCATGTAAAAGATTTGATAGATGAACTTATGACAGATACTAATTAA
- the rsxC gene encoding electron transport complex subunit RsxC has protein sequence MARSIGRIIDILLNKEIDEKKYEVKSKRVKTEKRKPRKPMTKDMELKEINDTNLLYIPLLQHIGSTAIETVEIGDYVKKYEKIGEISGNISANIHSPVSGDVVDVVEHSIPNGAKVKTVIIVNDFQNNEMKLEKRRVEDLRTIKKEDIIKIIREAGIVGLGEAQFPTHIKYDTKFKKVETFIINGAECEPYLTSDYSLMKNFTKEILNGIKVIEKLLNPKEIVIGIENENSNLVQKFEELAKEEKVNLKIKLLPTIYPQGSELQLINTVTGKKVKKGELPLNQGVIVSNVGTVKAIYDAFFEGKPLVERIITISGEEAKNIGNYKVKIGTPLYHIVNELGIEKEEKVIFGGPMMGIEVFDSRMPVIKGTSGILFLSKEEIERESCISCGYCVEACPMNLMPFEFADYYEKGKYEKMIKANIQNCIECGACEFICPSRVPLIESIKNGKAILSEMEENK, from the coding sequence ATGGCAAGAAGTATAGGAAGAATTATAGACATTCTTTTAAACAAGGAAATTGATGAAAAAAAATATGAAGTAAAATCAAAAAGAGTTAAAACTGAAAAACGTAAACCAAGGAAACCAATGACAAAAGATATGGAACTAAAAGAAATTAATGATACCAATCTTTTATACATTCCACTTTTACAACATATCGGAAGTACAGCGATAGAAACAGTTGAAATAGGAGATTATGTAAAAAAATATGAAAAAATAGGAGAAATTTCTGGAAATATTTCGGCAAATATTCATTCACCAGTTTCTGGTGATGTTGTTGATGTCGTTGAACATAGTATTCCAAATGGAGCTAAAGTAAAAACAGTTATTATTGTAAACGATTTTCAAAATAATGAAATGAAACTTGAAAAAAGAAGAGTTGAAGATTTGAGAACAATCAAAAAAGAAGATATTATTAAAATAATAAGGGAAGCTGGGATAGTAGGGCTTGGAGAAGCTCAGTTTCCAACTCATATAAAATATGACACAAAATTTAAAAAAGTCGAAACGTTTATAATAAATGGAGCTGAATGTGAACCATATTTGACTTCAGATTACTCACTTATGAAAAATTTTACTAAGGAAATTCTAAATGGAATAAAAGTTATAGAAAAATTATTAAATCCAAAGGAAATTGTAATTGGAATTGAAAATGAAAATAGTAATTTAGTTCAAAAATTTGAAGAATTGGCAAAGGAAGAAAAAGTTAATTTAAAAATAAAATTGCTTCCAACAATTTATCCGCAAGGAAGCGAATTACAGCTTATAAATACTGTAACAGGGAAAAAAGTTAAAAAAGGGGAGCTTCCATTGAATCAAGGTGTGATTGTGAGCAACGTTGGAACAGTTAAGGCGATATACGATGCATTTTTTGAAGGGAAGCCGCTTGTTGAAAGAATTATTACAATTTCTGGAGAAGAAGCAAAAAATATCGGAAATTATAAAGTAAAAATTGGGACACCGCTTTATCACATTGTGAATGAATTAGGAATTGAAAAAGAAGAAAAAGTGATTTTTGGTGGGCCTATGATGGGAATTGAAGTTTTTGATTCTAGAATGCCAGTAATAAAAGGAACTTCTGGAATACTATTTTTAAGTAAAGAAGAAATTGAGAGAGAAAGTTGTATTTCGTGTGGATATTGTGTTGAAGCCTGTCCAATGAACCTTATGCCTTTTGAGTTTGCAGATTATTATGAAAAAGGTAAATATGAAAAGATGATAAAAGCTAATATTCAAAACTGTATTGAGTGTGGAGCATGTGAATTTATCTGCCCATCAAGAGTGCCTTTAATTGAAAGCATAAAAAATGGGAAGGCAATTTTATCGGAAATGGAGGAAAATAAATAA
- a CDS encoding RnfABCDGE type electron transport complex subunit D — protein MASEKTLMGEILDVDEDRNFKGELLDNNEIKILKVKKSENEKKLEETKKTLNTKESKKRSKIIKRRKIIKNFFRKRKSQKISFTPYIRTEVDVRNIMKDVIIALFPAIIAAWLVYGIRALLVIVVSVLSAVWTEKIFSRVFLNDSESTQNLSAIITGILLALTLAPFTSLPVVAFGASMAIIFGKLMYGGIGKNIFNPAVVGREFMTVFFPVAMSSGAIWFNKEALKMSNIRFFKNFSKTPFANYLDSLLLSPSGSLGSYSAFALILGGLYLLLKNRISWHIPVSLFATAFLATMFLKDGISVTIGGILLIGIFMATDMPTSPMSPAGKVYYGVMLGAVIVLLTILGIKNETLSYVLLILNPFAKIINKVFRPVVFGYDLKEVIGEQLRKAALVTLGIFSVAISFVTLHKIGAVPYLVYLYILVLTVNLTENKKYRKLVKLL, from the coding sequence ATGGCAAGTGAAAAAACACTTATGGGAGAAATATTGGATGTGGATGAAGATAGAAATTTTAAAGGTGAACTTTTGGATAATAATGAAATAAAGATATTAAAAGTAAAAAAATCTGAAAATGAAAAAAAATTAGAAGAAACAAAAAAAACATTAAATACAAAAGAATCAAAAAAACGTTCTAAAATAATAAAAAGAAGAAAAATAATAAAAAATTTTTTTAGAAAAAGAAAATCTCAAAAAATATCCTTTACCCCATACATTCGTACTGAAGTTGATGTGAGAAATATTATGAAAGATGTAATTATAGCACTTTTTCCAGCCATCATTGCAGCTTGGCTAGTTTATGGAATAAGAGCACTTTTAGTAATCGTCGTATCAGTTTTATCAGCTGTATGGACGGAAAAAATATTTTCCAGAGTATTTTTGAACGATTCAGAGTCTACACAAAATTTGTCAGCTATAATAACTGGAATCTTGCTAGCTTTAACTTTAGCGCCATTTACTTCATTACCAGTTGTCGCTTTTGGAGCCAGTATGGCTATAATTTTTGGAAAACTGATGTATGGTGGAATTGGGAAAAATATTTTTAATCCAGCAGTGGTAGGACGTGAATTTATGACAGTCTTTTTTCCAGTAGCGATGTCTTCAGGAGCAATATGGTTTAATAAAGAAGCCTTAAAAATGTCAAATATAAGATTTTTTAAAAATTTTTCTAAAACTCCATTTGCAAATTATTTAGATAGCCTGCTTTTAAGTCCTTCAGGCTCTTTAGGCTCATATTCTGCTTTTGCTTTAATTCTTGGAGGGTTATATCTGCTATTAAAAAATAGAATTTCGTGGCATATTCCAGTAAGTCTTTTTGCTACAGCATTTTTAGCTACAATGTTCCTAAAGGACGGAATTTCTGTTACAATAGGAGGAATATTGTTAATCGGAATATTTATGGCAACTGATATGCCAACAAGCCCAATGTCTCCAGCAGGAAAAGTTTATTACGGAGTAATGCTGGGAGCTGTGATTGTTTTATTGACAATACTTGGAATAAAAAATGAAACATTATCTTATGTACTGTTAATATTAAATCCTTTTGCAAAAATAATAAATAAGGTTTTTCGTCCAGTTGTATTTGGTTACGATTTAAAAGAAGTCATTGGAGAACAGCTGAGAAAAGCGGCATTAGTTACATTGGGAATATTTAGCGTTGCGATAAGTTTTGTAACGTTGCATAAAATAGGGGCTGTTCCATATTTGGTATATTTATATATTTTGGTGCTGACTGTAAATTTAACAGAAAATAAAAAATATAGAAAATTAGTTAAATTGTTATAA
- the glgP gene encoding glycogen/starch/alpha-glucan family phosphorylase: MSYNFTDFLQKRNEKQISEMTNQEIYYKLLEYVKERADEKTANNSKKKIYYISAEFLIGKLLSNNLINLGIYKEVREELKAAGKNLSHVEEVETEPSLGNGGLGRLASCFVDSMSTLGINGEGVGLNYHCGLFRQVFKNNEQKAEANYWIEDQSWLRDTNIGYEVKFKNFSLHSKLKRIDILGYEKDTKNYLNLFDIESVDYNLIENGISFDEENVEKNLTLFLYPDDSTKKGELLRIYQQYFMVSNAARLIIAEATEKGSNIHDLADYAFVQINDTHPSMVIPELIRIMTEEHNISFEEATEIVTKMTGYTNHTILAEALEKWPLDYLEEVVPNIVEIIKKLDEVIKGKYSDEKVQIIDEQNRVHMANMDIHFSSSVNGVAYLHTEILKNSELKEFYEIYPDKFNNKTNGITFRRWLESCNEDLADYLKELIGTGYLTDAENLKELLKYVDDKNVYEKLSQIKHENKIKLKKYLQHTQGIVIDENSIIDTQIKRFHEYKRQQMNALYVIKKYLDIKNGKLPERKITVLFGGKAAPAYIIAQDIIHLILCLSEIINNDPEVNKYLNVYLVENYNVGLAEKIIPATDISEQISLASKEASGTGNMKFMLNGALTLGTMDGANVEIHELVGDDNIYIFGKHSDNIIELYETSGYVSKDYYKQDGIKEVVDFITSDELIKVGNKERLERLQNELINKDWFMTLIDFEDYYNTKERMFKDYENKDLWYKQVINNIAKAGFFSSDRTIAQYEDEIWKTK; the protein is encoded by the coding sequence GTGAGTTATAATTTTACAGATTTTTTACAAAAAAGAAATGAAAAACAAATAAGTGAAATGACAAATCAGGAAATTTATTACAAATTACTTGAGTATGTTAAAGAAAGAGCAGATGAAAAAACTGCAAATAATTCTAAAAAGAAAATATACTACATTTCTGCAGAATTTTTAATTGGGAAATTATTGTCAAATAACTTGATTAATTTAGGAATTTATAAAGAAGTTAGGGAAGAATTAAAGGCGGCAGGGAAAAACTTAAGCCACGTTGAAGAAGTGGAAACTGAACCTTCATTAGGAAATGGTGGACTTGGAAGACTTGCTTCATGTTTTGTTGATTCAATGTCAACTTTAGGAATCAATGGAGAAGGAGTTGGACTTAACTATCACTGCGGACTATTCAGACAAGTTTTCAAGAACAATGAGCAAAAAGCTGAGGCAAACTACTGGATAGAAGATCAAAGCTGGTTAAGGGATACAAATATTGGATACGAAGTAAAATTCAAAAACTTCAGTTTACATTCAAAATTAAAAAGAATTGACATTTTAGGATATGAGAAAGATACAAAAAATTACTTGAATTTATTTGATATTGAAAGTGTTGACTACAATTTAATAGAAAATGGAATATCATTTGATGAAGAAAATGTTGAAAAAAATCTAACATTATTCCTATATCCTGACGACAGTACAAAAAAAGGGGAATTATTACGTATTTACCAACAATATTTCATGGTATCAAATGCGGCAAGATTGATTATCGCTGAAGCAACTGAAAAAGGAAGCAATATTCACGATTTAGCAGATTATGCGTTTGTTCAAATTAACGATACACACCCAAGTATGGTAATTCCTGAATTAATCCGTATTATGACAGAAGAGCATAATATTTCTTTTGAAGAAGCAACAGAAATTGTAACAAAAATGACAGGATATACAAACCATACGATTCTGGCAGAAGCATTGGAAAAATGGCCTTTAGACTACTTGGAAGAAGTTGTGCCGAACATTGTTGAAATTATAAAAAAACTGGATGAAGTTATCAAAGGTAAATATTCAGATGAAAAAGTACAAATTATAGATGAGCAAAATAGAGTTCATATGGCAAATATGGATATTCATTTTTCTTCAAGTGTAAATGGAGTTGCTTATTTGCATACTGAAATCTTGAAAAATAGTGAACTTAAGGAATTTTATGAAATTTACCCTGATAAATTTAATAACAAGACAAATGGGATTACATTTAGAAGATGGCTTGAAAGCTGTAACGAAGACTTGGCAGATTACTTGAAAGAATTAATTGGTACAGGTTACTTGACAGATGCTGAAAATTTAAAAGAACTTTTAAAATATGTTGATGATAAAAATGTGTACGAAAAATTATCGCAAATTAAACACGAAAATAAAATTAAATTGAAAAAATATTTACAACATACACAAGGAATCGTTATTGATGAAAACAGTATCATTGATACTCAAATTAAGAGATTCCACGAATATAAACGTCAACAAATGAACGCTTTGTATGTAATTAAAAAATATTTAGACATTAAAAATGGAAAATTACCAGAAAGAAAGATAACGGTATTATTCGGTGGAAAAGCTGCACCAGCCTACATCATCGCCCAAGACATCATTCACTTGATACTTTGTCTATCAGAAATTATAAACAACGATCCGGAAGTAAACAAATACTTAAATGTTTACCTAGTTGAAAACTACAATGTAGGATTAGCTGAAAAAATTATTCCAGCAACAGATATTTCTGAGCAAATCTCGCTTGCCTCAAAAGAAGCTAGTGGAACTGGAAATATGAAATTTATGCTAAATGGAGCATTGACTCTTGGAACAATGGATGGAGCAAATGTGGAAATTCATGAACTTGTAGGTGACGATAATATCTATATTTTCGGAAAACATAGTGATAATATAATAGAATTATATGAAACTTCAGGTTATGTTTCAAAAGATTACTACAAGCAAGATGGAATAAAGGAAGTAGTTGATTTCATAACTTCTGATGAATTAATAAAAGTAGGAAACAAAGAAAGATTGGAAAGACTTCAAAATGAACTTATAAACAAAGACTGGTTCATGACATTAATCGACTTTGAAGATTACTACAACACAAAAGAAAGAATGTTTAAAGACTATGAAAACAAAGACTTGTGGTACAAACAAGTGATAAATAACATAGCGAAAGCAGGATTCTTCTCATCAGACAGAACAATCGCGCAATATGAAGATGAAATCTGGAAAACTAAATAA
- a CDS encoding RNA-guided endonuclease TnpB family protein, translated as MKYNLAFKYRIYPNKEQELLINKTFGCVRFVYNTILYAANKFYEETGKNKIITPASLKSENQFLKEVDSLALSNAQLNVRRSFTNFFQKRAKFPKFKSKKNSVKSYTTKTLTNSNGNYYVSVLTEFEKEIQKIPSNDKVIGLDFSMSELFVSSENQRADYPRYFRMLEEKLKKLQKSLSRKVKFSKNWYKQKAKISKLHEHIKNCRRDFLHKLSKKLSKEHNAVIVEDLNMKGMSQALNFGKSVGDNGWGMFLRMLEYKLMFLGKQFLKIDKWFPSSKTCSKCGNVKEELKLSERNYKCECCGIEIDRDYNAALNIKNIGKEMLRY; from the coding sequence ATGAAATATAATTTAGCATTCAAATACAGAATTTATCCAAATAAGGAGCAAGAATTATTGATAAACAAGACTTTCGGATGTGTTCGTTTTGTCTACAATACGATTTTGTATGCTGCAAATAAATTTTATGAAGAAACTGGAAAAAATAAAATAATTACACCTGCCAGTTTGAAAAGTGAAAATCAATTTTTGAAAGAAGTTGACAGTCTGGCACTTTCAAATGCTCAATTGAATGTAAGACGATCGTTTACGAATTTCTTTCAGAAGAGAGCGAAGTTTCCAAAGTTCAAATCTAAAAAGAATAGCGTTAAAAGTTATACGACAAAAACATTGACAAACAGTAATGGAAATTACTATGTTTCTGTCTTGACGGAATTTGAAAAAGAAATTCAAAAAATACCAAGTAATGATAAGGTAATTGGACTTGATTTTTCAATGTCTGAATTATTTGTCAGTTCTGAAAACCAAAGGGCTGATTATCCAAGATATTTTAGGATGCTAGAAGAAAAATTAAAGAAATTACAGAAATCATTGTCAAGGAAAGTAAAATTTTCTAAAAATTGGTATAAGCAAAAAGCGAAAATATCAAAATTACATGAGCATATTAAAAATTGTCGAAGAGATTTTTTGCATAAGTTATCGAAAAAATTGTCCAAAGAACATAATGCTGTGATTGTCGAGGATTTGAATATGAAAGGGATGAGCCAGGCATTAAATTTTGGGAAAAGTGTAGGAGATAATGGATGGGGAATGTTTTTGAGGATGCTTGAGTATAAGTTGATGTTTTTAGGAAAGCAATTTTTAAAAATAGATAAGTGGTTTCCGTCGTCGAAAACTTGCAGTAAATGTGGAAATGTTAAAGAGGAGCTGAAATTATCAGAAAGAAACTATAAATGTGAGTGCTGTGGAATTGAGATTGATAGAGATTACAATGCGGCACTGAATATAAAGAACATTGGAAAAGAGATGTTGAGATATTAG
- the tnpA gene encoding IS200/IS605 family transposase, with amino-acid sequence MSYNSNYHSVFDINYHMIFCIKYRREVINDEISNRLKEIFEKICPKYNIVLKEWEHDIDHIHMLINAMPNTELSKFVNTYKSAFSRLIKKEFPEIRRRLWKEYFWSRSYLVVSVGGAPSEIIKKYIQNQKEV; translated from the coding sequence ATGTCATATAATAGTAATTATCATTCAGTATTTGATATAAATTATCATATGATTTTTTGTATAAAATATCGAAGAGAAGTCATTAATGATGAAATTTCTAATAGATTGAAAGAGATTTTTGAAAAAATATGTCCGAAGTATAACATTGTTCTTAAAGAATGGGAACATGATATTGATCATATTCATATGTTGATTAATGCTATGCCTAATACTGAACTTTCTAAGTTTGTAAATACTTACAAAAGTGCTTTCAGCAGGTTGATAAAAAAAGAATTTCCTGAAATAAGGAGAAGATTGTGGAAAGAATATTTTTGGAGCAGAAGTTACTTAGTTGTAAGTGTTGGAGGTGCGCCGTCAGAGATAATTAAAAAATATATTCAAAATCAAAAGGAGGTGTAA
- a CDS encoding IS630 transposase-related protein gives MFCLNFYYENRKTKTLLQFNISSNTLYGWIKLKRETGNFSSRKRKREFKVLNPEKLYQYMKNPKNADKYIREIARDFGYGKETVRAALKKLGYTRKK, from the coding sequence ATCTTTTGTTTAAATTTTTATTACGAAAATCGAAAAACAAAAACGTTACTTCAATTCAATATAAGTTCCAACACACTGTACGGATGGATAAAGCTTAAGAGAGAAACAGGGAATTTTTCATCAAGAAAACGAAAAAGAGAATTTAAGGTGCTTAATCCTGAAAAACTTTATCAATATATGAAAAATCCAAAAAATGCAGATAAGTACATCCGTGAAATAGCAAGGGATTTTGGCTATGGAAAGGAGACAGTGAGAGCAGCACTGAAAAAATTAGGGTACACAAGAAAAAAATAG